A section of the Xiphias gladius isolate SHS-SW01 ecotype Sanya breed wild chromosome 10, ASM1685928v1, whole genome shotgun sequence genome encodes:
- the marcksb gene encoding myristoylated alanine-rich protein kinase C substrate b → MGAQISKTAGKEEAAVEKPAEGAAVAAKANGQENGHAKTNGDASPATEEANKADVQANGSTPTEEAPKDEGEKVEGAEANGEKEPAATNGEASAKPEEGNASTSEDGKQKKKRFSFKKPSFKLSGFSFKKTKKESEDAAGEEEAAAAGEPAEGEKAASEEAATEDTKPAEADEEGAKEAAAEGPEAEEEVKAEEEEAAAAGGEEEKPAEASPTEPETAASPEATAAAE, encoded by the exons ATGGGAGCACAAATCTCCAAAACCGCTGGAAAAGAGGAAGCCGCGGTAGAGAAGCCGGCAGAGGGTGCGGCTGTCGCGGCCAAGGCAAACGGGCAG GAAAATGGCCATGCCAAGACCAATGGGGATGCCTCTCCAGCCACAGAGGAGGCCAACAAAGCCGATGTTCAGGCCAACGGCAGCACTCCCACTGAGGAGGCACCGAAAGACGAAGGCGAGAAAGTAGAGGGTGCTGAGGCCAACGGAGAGAAGGAGCCCGCAGCCACAAATGGAGAAGCTTCTGCCAAGCCGGAGGAAGGCAATGCATCCACCAGCGAGGATGgcaagcaaaagaaaaagcgTTTCTCCTTCAAGAAACCCTCCTTCAAGCTCAGTGGCTTCTCTTTCAAGAAGACCAAGAAGGAATCTGAGGATGCAGCAGGGgaggaagaagcagcagcagcaggagaaccAGCCGAAGGAGAGAAGGCAGCATCAGAGGAGGCTGCTACCGAGGATACCAagccagctgaggctgatgaggaGGGAGCCAAGGAGGCTGCAGCTGAGGGGCcagaggctgaggaggaggtgaaggcagaagaagaagaagcagcagcagcaggaggagaagaggagaaaccAGCTGAAGCTTCACCCACTGAACCAGAAACTGCAGCCAGTCCTGAGGCCACGGCTGCCGCCGAGTAA
- the fyna gene encoding tyrosine-protein kinase fyna: MGCVQCKDKEAAKLTDDRETSLSHNSGYRYGSDPTPQHYPSFGVTTIPNYNNFHSAATQGVTVFGGVHTSSQSGTLRSRGGTGVTLFVALYDYEARTEDDLSFRKGERFQILNSTEGDWWDARSLNTGGTGYIPSNYVAPVDSIQAEDWYFGKLGRKDAERQLLSNGNARGTFLIRESETTKGAYSLSIQDWDDIKGDHVKHYKIRKLDSGGYYITTRAQFETLQQLVQHYSARAAGLCCRLIVPCHKGMPRLTDLSVKTKDVWEIPRESLQLIKRLGNGQFGDVWMGTWNGTTKVAVKTLKPGTMSPESFLEEAQIMKKLRHDKLVQLYAVVSEEPIYIVTEYMSKGSLLDFLKDGEGRGLKLPNLVDMAAQVAAGMAYIERMNYIHRDLRSANILVGDSLVCKIADFGLARLIEDNEYTARQGAKFPIKWTAPEAALYGKFTIKSDVWSFGILLTELVTKGRVPYPGMNNREVLEQVERGYRMPCPQDCPTSLHELMVQCWKKDPEERPTFEYLQAFLEDYFTATEPQYQPGDNL; the protein is encoded by the exons ATGGGCTGTGTCCAATGTAAGGATAAAGAAGCAGCAAAACTCACTGATGACCGGGAGACCAGCCTCTCGCACAACTCCGGATATCGCTATGGATCCGACCCCACGCCGCAGCACTACCCTAGCTTCGGGGTAACCACCATCCCCAACTACAACAACTTCCACAGCGCTGCCACACAGGGGGTGACCGTGTTCGGGGGAGTCCACACATCCTCGCAGTCTGGGACGCTTCGGTCCCGGGGAGGAACAG GGGTGACTCTGTTCGTGGCTCTTTATGACTACGAAGCCAGGACTGAGGATGACCTCAGCTTCAGGAAGGGGGAGAGGTTCCAGATCCTCAACAGCAC TGAGGGAGACTGGTGGGACGCTCGCTCTCTCAATACAGGTGGAACTGGTTACATTCCCAGCAATTACGTAGCTCCGGTGGATTCGATCCAAGCTGAGGA CTGGTACTTTGGTAAATTAGGTCGAAAGGATGCAGAGAGGCAACTGCTCTCCAACGGCAACGCCAGAGGCACTTTCCTCATCCGCGAGAGTGAAACAACCAAAG GGGCCTACTCCCTCTCCATCCAGGACTGGGATGACATCAAGGGAGACCACGTCAAACACTATAAGATTCGCAAGCTGGACAGCGGAGGCTACTACATCACCACCAGGGCCCAGTTTGAGACGCTGCAGCAGCTAGTACAGCACTACTCTG CCAGGGCTGCAGGGCTGTGCTGCCGCCTGATCGTGCCATGCCACAAAGGCATGCCTCGTCTGACTGACCTGTCCGTCAAAACCAAAGACGTGTGGGAGATCCCGCGAGAGTCGCTGCAGCTCATCAAACGTCTTGGAAATGGGCAGTTTGGAGATGTCTGGATGG GCACGTGGAACGGCACCACCAAGGTGGCAGTGAAGACTCTGAAGCCAGGCACCATGTCGCCCGAGTCCTTCCTGGAGGAGGCTCAGATCATGAAGAAGCTCCGCCATGACAAACTCGTGCAGCTCTACGCCGTGGTGTCTGAAGAACCCATCTATATCGTCACTGAGTACATGAGCAAAG ggaGTTTGCTTGATTTCCTTAAGGATGGAGAAGGACGAGGCCTCAAGCTGCCAAATCTAGTGGACATGGCAGCTCAG GTGGCAGCAGGCATGGCGTATATTGAGAGGATGAACTACATCCACAGAGACCTCCGCTCTGCCAACATCCTAGTCGGTGACAGTCTGGTGTGTAAGATCGCTGACTTTGGTCTGGCCAGGCTCATCGAGGACAATGAATACACAGCAAGACAGG GTGCGAAGTTTCCCATAAAGTGGACTGCTCCCGAGGCTGCTCTCTACGGGAAATTCACCATCAAGTCAGACGTGTGGTCGTTTGGCATCCTGCTGACAGAGCTGGTGACCAAGGGCAGAGTGCCCTATCCAG GCATGAACAATCGCGAGGTGTTGGAGCAGGTGGAGCGAGGCTACCGGATGCCATGCCCGCAGGACTGCCCCACGTCCTTGCACGAGCTGATGGTGCAGTGCTGGAAGAAAGACCCGGAGGAGAGGCCCACCTTTGAGTACCTGCAGGCCTTTTTGGAGGACTACTTCACTGCCACTGAGCCCCAGTACCAGCCAGGGGATAATCTCTGA